A single genomic interval of Alistipes provencensis harbors:
- a CDS encoding RagB/SusD family nutrient uptake outer membrane protein, with translation MKINKLYFLLALPLLLGGCKGWLTIDSSDRIMENTLFETEEGFFTALNGVYAELPQADLYGKSLAAVTFDVQAQYFDTTQPSTHTFITLGAYSAEARKTAVAGTWDKTYFVIANVNKILEHCESERDVLSDRAYHIIRGEMLGMRALLHFEILRIFGPIFAEAPARTSIPYRTSSELTVTPLLPANEVAEKIDRDFTDALSELAEWDPVRTEGRLNDSATGSVRYRSRHLRLNYFALKALRARLAIYIGDRKLAGQLAGEVIDEAGEFFPFASREDVTGQTAVGVATQNSEDRIFSSEALFSAVNSKRTSDIHDKFFSNKLEQVNLLTMNDLAVHNLYDSESDLRTYQWQTLKNTEGVDQRFFVKYGQVQDMELGYASMVPIIRMSEVYLIAAECEDSKKEAYEWLNALRSARKATSLPATGTLDNDLTGEYIREFVGEGQLFWYYKRLRKTMIRKIYSGNGGYLDFDPANYLFPLPEKEQEHHK, from the coding sequence ATGAAAATCAACAAGCTATATTTCCTGCTGGCGCTGCCGCTGCTGCTGGGCGGCTGCAAGGGCTGGCTGACGATCGACTCGTCGGACCGCATCATGGAGAACACCCTGTTCGAAACCGAGGAGGGATTCTTCACAGCGCTCAACGGCGTCTATGCCGAGCTGCCGCAGGCCGATCTCTACGGCAAGTCGCTCGCGGCCGTCACGTTCGACGTGCAGGCCCAGTATTTCGACACCACGCAGCCCTCGACCCACACCTTCATTACGCTGGGCGCCTACTCCGCCGAGGCCCGCAAGACGGCCGTCGCCGGGACATGGGACAAGACCTATTTCGTCATCGCCAACGTCAACAAGATACTCGAGCACTGCGAGAGCGAGCGCGATGTGCTTTCCGACCGCGCCTACCACATCATCCGCGGCGAGATGCTGGGTATGCGGGCGCTGCTGCACTTCGAGATACTGCGCATCTTCGGCCCCATTTTCGCGGAGGCCCCCGCCCGCACGTCGATCCCCTACCGCACGAGCAGCGAACTGACCGTCACGCCGCTGCTGCCGGCCAACGAGGTGGCCGAAAAGATCGACCGGGATTTCACCGACGCGCTCTCCGAGCTTGCCGAGTGGGACCCTGTGCGTACCGAAGGCCGGCTGAACGATTCGGCGACCGGTTCGGTGCGTTACCGGAGCCGGCACCTGCGGCTCAACTATTTTGCCCTGAAAGCGCTGCGGGCGCGTCTGGCCATTTACATCGGCGACCGGAAGCTGGCCGGACAACTGGCCGGGGAGGTGATCGACGAGGCCGGGGAGTTTTTCCCCTTCGCTTCGCGCGAGGATGTGACCGGGCAGACCGCCGTCGGTGTGGCCACGCAGAATTCCGAGGACCGCATCTTCTCGTCGGAGGCGCTCTTCTCGGCGGTCAATTCGAAGCGCACGAGCGACATCCACGACAAATTCTTCTCGAACAAGCTCGAACAGGTCAATCTGCTCACGATGAACGACTTGGCCGTGCATAATCTCTACGATTCGGAGAGCGACCTGCGGACCTACCAGTGGCAGACACTCAAGAACACCGAGGGCGTCGACCAGCGCTTCTTCGTCAAATACGGGCAGGTGCAGGACATGGAGCTGGGCTACGCCTCGATGGTCCCCATCATCCGGATGTCGGAAGTCTACCTGATCGCCGCCGAGTGCGAGGACTCCAAAAAGGAGGCTTACGAGTGGCTTAACGCGCTCCGTTCGGCCCGCAAGGCGACTTCGCTGCCCGCAACGGGGACGCTGGACAACGACCTGACGGGGGAGTACATCCGCGAGTTCGTCGGCGAGGGACAGCTTTTCTGGTACTACAAGCGCCTGCGCAAGACCATGATTCGGAAAATCTACAGCGGCAACGGCGGTTATCTGGATTTCGATCCGGCGAATTACCTCTTCCCGCTGCCCGAAAAGGAACAGGAGCACCATAAATAG
- a CDS encoding DUF4843 domain-containing protein — protein MKNYRYGLITTLAAAALTLGACNESIRTYDGRTGVYFAMLQSGSDEENPRYTAGSSVPFALLPSGTDEQTLQLRVKVIGAVADYPRAFAYRTVADRTTAEEGHDYELPEGDCVVEAGEVYGYIPIRFFRRASLDGKELTLTLELLPNEQFDLPLSEWLPVNGTETVGTDILRHTVTVSDKYVRLEGWSDQFYGTYSDKKIKLMCSVFDLTLADFQPDALSYIERKVLGQNFRRYLDEEERAGRTVYEDYLDEEGNPVKMESGPDSAE, from the coding sequence ATGAAAAATTACAGATACGGACTGATCACGACGCTCGCGGCCGCGGCCCTGACACTCGGGGCCTGCAACGAATCCATCCGGACCTACGACGGACGGACGGGCGTCTATTTCGCCATGCTGCAATCGGGCAGCGACGAGGAGAACCCCCGCTATACGGCCGGTTCGAGCGTTCCGTTCGCGTTGCTGCCCAGCGGAACCGACGAGCAGACCCTGCAACTGCGGGTCAAGGTCATCGGCGCGGTGGCCGACTATCCGCGCGCCTTTGCCTACCGCACCGTTGCCGACCGGACCACGGCCGAGGAGGGACACGATTACGAACTGCCCGAAGGCGACTGCGTCGTCGAAGCCGGGGAGGTTTACGGCTATATTCCGATCCGTTTCTTCCGCCGGGCTTCGCTCGACGGAAAGGAGCTTACGCTCACGCTCGAACTGCTTCCCAACGAGCAGTTCGACCTGCCGCTGAGCGAATGGCTTCCGGTGAACGGGACCGAAACCGTGGGCACGGACATCCTGCGCCATACCGTCACGGTGAGCGACAAGTATGTGCGGCTCGAAGGGTGGTCGGACCAGTTCTACGGGACCTATTCGGACAAGAAGATCAAACTCATGTGCAGCGTCTTCGACCTGACGCTCGCCGATTTCCAGCCGGACGCCCTGTCGTACATCGAGCGCAAGGTGCTGGGACAGAATTTCCGCCGCTACCTCGACGAGGAGGAGCGCGCCGGGCGGACCGTCTATGAAGATTACCTCGACGAGGAGGGAAATCCCGTGAAAATGGAATCCGGGCCGGATTCGGCCGAATAA
- a CDS encoding PKD-like family lipoprotein — protein MKKSCLFAASALLLLSGGCYGDKGNYDYRDINEIVIGARGFEGVEYKLRSGIDELKITPHITASQDPELTGAYDYEWVAVGQIRNPGERTTIARTRDLDYAVDLPSDDYSLLLRITDPGTGLVFSRSTEISVSTAYTRGWLVAAEDEEGGTVVDMVSISRDTLLQRDVVRDDTRHKNPLRIWCDNDEYTSLAHGRIYLSTGDGSFLYDRESFGTDDYTVMRNYFANPQYLTQTAASDMIQIDDKFRVFLVDGYAYVYSISSINTGYFGNPVNRYAESYDYVRIGDRMAYNLSGGAGAGSITTVMLYNDDDKRFCYLLRNNETLRNATDTESDLALFPWQTGLDYVTTVNSRFLSGQSATILHDAEGGKYWIYTYACLRSGPSKGARYEIDASIPVAQAANWCMTSQHGYMLYSVGGVLYGYDFRNGRTPVQLLDFSPAEITQIHADIHTVAEGSKDYVYVCTYEAGKADSGRIRKYAVTDTADRIELRADENTDWTGFQRIRSLWFKEL, from the coding sequence ATGAAAAAGAGCTGTTTGTTTGCGGCGTCCGCACTCCTTCTCCTGTCGGGCGGCTGCTACGGCGACAAGGGGAATTACGATTACCGCGATATCAACGAGATCGTCATCGGGGCCCGTGGCTTCGAGGGCGTGGAATACAAACTGCGTTCGGGCATCGACGAACTGAAGATCACTCCCCACATCACGGCGTCGCAGGACCCGGAACTCACGGGGGCTTACGACTACGAGTGGGTGGCCGTGGGTCAGATCCGCAATCCGGGAGAGCGCACCACGATCGCCCGGACGCGCGATCTGGATTACGCTGTCGACCTGCCCAGCGACGACTACTCGCTGCTGCTGCGCATCACGGACCCCGGTACGGGGCTGGTGTTCAGCCGCAGTACGGAGATTTCGGTCAGTACGGCCTACACGCGCGGCTGGCTGGTCGCCGCGGAGGACGAAGAGGGCGGCACCGTCGTGGATATGGTGTCGATCAGCCGCGACACGCTGCTCCAGCGCGACGTGGTCAGGGACGACACGCGCCACAAGAACCCCCTGCGCATCTGGTGCGACAACGACGAGTACACCTCGCTGGCGCATGGGCGCATCTACCTCTCGACCGGGGATGGGAGTTTCCTCTACGACCGCGAATCGTTCGGGACGGACGATTACACCGTGATGCGGAACTATTTCGCCAACCCCCAGTACCTCACGCAGACCGCCGCCTCGGACATGATCCAGATCGACGACAAGTTCCGCGTCTTTCTGGTGGACGGTTACGCCTATGTGTACAGCATCTCGTCGATCAATACGGGCTATTTCGGCAATCCGGTCAACCGTTATGCCGAGAGCTACGACTATGTGCGTATCGGCGACAGGATGGCCTACAACCTGAGCGGCGGTGCAGGCGCCGGGTCCATCACGACCGTCATGCTCTATAACGACGACGACAAGCGCTTCTGCTACCTGCTGCGCAACAACGAAACCCTGCGCAACGCCACCGATACCGAATCGGACCTCGCGCTGTTCCCTTGGCAGACGGGGCTGGACTATGTGACGACCGTCAATTCGCGCTTCCTTTCGGGGCAGTCGGCCACGATCCTGCACGACGCCGAGGGCGGGAAATACTGGATTTACACCTACGCCTGTCTGCGTTCCGGTCCCAGCAAGGGGGCGCGTTACGAGATCGACGCCTCGATTCCCGTGGCGCAGGCCGCGAACTGGTGCATGACCTCGCAGCACGGCTATATGCTCTACTCGGTGGGCGGCGTGCTCTATGGCTACGATTTCCGCAACGGCCGGACGCCCGTTCAGCTTCTGGATTTCTCACCCGCGGAGATCACGCAGATACACGCCGACATCCACACCGTGGCCGAAGGCAGCAAGGACTACGTCTATGTCTGCACCTACGAGGCGGGTAAGGCCGACAGCGGCCGCATCCGCAAGTATGCGGTGACGGATACCGCCGACCGGATCGAGCTCCGGGCCGACGAGAATACTGATTGGACGGGATTCCAGCGCATCCGTTCGCTGTGGTTCAAGGAACTGTAA
- a CDS encoding zinc-dependent metalloprotease, whose amino-acid sequence MNKQLILAATAVLLACSPLHAEQMWPFSNKKKKAAKIEKTDSVKKEDKFDKAVKGAQKGSGLFDYYLTKKGELLLAVTPRNLKASYLLANRISEISQNSNFVAGQMLNDPFMIRFSADTSNVYLHKVNHWERVAPNDPIEKSFRRNVQDPITRTFKIKASRNDTLLIDVTSFFVSNDKLITPIRQSPMVPGEISATYDAAGSKLKEVKVFEKNLEITSILNYSSEPDGYTVTVRRSILELPEEPMKVRWQDNRVGYFSSKYYTYTSSKDKLLTHEMIHRWRIEPKEGEWEKYYRGELVEPERKIVFYVDNAFPDKWREVVKQGVEDWNTAFEAAGFKNVMEARDYPDDPSFDPDDIRYNCIRYAVTDVANAMGPSYTDPRTGEILVADVIWYHNVISLVHNWRFAQTGAVDPRVRKQVFDDDVMRESLRYVAAHEVGHTLGLMHNMGASYSFPVDSLRSPSFTQKYGTTPSIMDYARNNYVAQRGDFERGVRMVPPLVGVYDIHAINWGYRIFEKTRDAEEELPLLNDLLAAKRDDPMYEFGAQQIFLTLDPTDQSEDLGNDHIKAGNYGIENCKYIIANLCDWFAEENRNYTVIQSMYASVIGQYTRYLMHVMPYLGGVEYKDLVQDGRSLRALSYIPRERQKKAMEWLVDQVLTARAWLLPQELMDKLGQPSTILDNAASGVAGKIFSPATLGSIYQGERSGQKGIYRVDTYLNDAYNTVFASAVRGGSLTIEEMNLQGAAVTALLKNSGLTGPSGTALQLGKGLTDDGTDLLVRMADEALPPFVCNHPECNEASAGDVSYYRHDMKGPSLSAQVGQPLYTATLRRVLNLYKQRRGSGDARTRDFYAFQILKIEAAFDNVK is encoded by the coding sequence ATGAACAAACAACTGATTCTGGCTGCTACCGCCGTGCTCTTGGCGTGCAGCCCGTTGCATGCGGAGCAGATGTGGCCTTTCTCCAACAAGAAAAAGAAGGCCGCGAAGATTGAAAAGACGGACTCCGTCAAGAAAGAGGACAAATTCGACAAGGCTGTCAAGGGCGCCCAGAAAGGCAGCGGCCTGTTCGACTACTACCTGACGAAGAAGGGCGAACTGCTGCTGGCCGTCACGCCCCGCAACCTCAAGGCCAGTTACCTGCTGGCCAACCGGATTTCGGAGATCAGCCAGAACTCCAACTTCGTGGCGGGACAGATGCTGAACGATCCCTTCATGATCCGTTTTTCGGCCGACACCTCCAACGTCTACCTCCACAAGGTCAACCACTGGGAGCGCGTGGCGCCGAACGATCCCATCGAAAAATCGTTCCGCCGCAATGTGCAGGACCCCATCACCCGTACCTTCAAGATCAAGGCCTCCCGCAACGATACGCTGCTGATCGATGTGACCTCGTTCTTCGTGTCGAACGACAAACTGATCACGCCGATCCGCCAGAGCCCGATGGTTCCGGGCGAGATCAGTGCGACGTACGATGCCGCCGGGTCGAAGCTCAAGGAGGTCAAGGTCTTCGAAAAGAACCTCGAGATCACCAGCATCCTGAACTACTCCTCCGAGCCGGACGGCTACACGGTGACCGTGCGGCGCTCGATCCTCGAACTGCCCGAGGAGCCGATGAAGGTTCGCTGGCAGGACAACCGCGTGGGCTATTTCAGCTCGAAATACTACACCTACACCTCGTCGAAGGACAAGCTGTTGACGCATGAGATGATCCACCGCTGGCGCATCGAGCCGAAAGAGGGCGAATGGGAGAAATATTACCGCGGCGAACTGGTCGAGCCGGAGCGCAAGATCGTCTTCTATGTCGACAATGCCTTCCCCGACAAGTGGCGCGAGGTGGTGAAGCAGGGCGTCGAGGACTGGAACACGGCTTTCGAGGCCGCTGGCTTCAAGAACGTGATGGAGGCCCGCGACTATCCCGACGATCCGTCGTTCGACCCCGACGATATCCGTTACAACTGCATCCGCTATGCCGTCACCGATGTGGCCAATGCCATGGGCCCGAGCTACACCGACCCCCGCACGGGCGAGATTCTGGTGGCCGACGTCATCTGGTACCACAACGTCATTTCGCTGGTGCACAACTGGCGTTTCGCCCAGACGGGCGCCGTCGATCCGCGCGTGCGCAAGCAGGTCTTCGACGACGACGTGATGCGCGAGTCGCTGCGCTATGTGGCCGCTCACGAGGTGGGCCACACGCTGGGACTGATGCATAACATGGGGGCGAGCTATTCGTTCCCGGTGGACTCGCTGCGCAGTCCGTCGTTCACGCAGAAATACGGCACGACCCCCTCGATCATGGACTACGCGCGCAACAACTATGTCGCCCAGCGCGGTGATTTCGAGCGCGGCGTGCGGATGGTGCCGCCTCTGGTCGGCGTCTACGACATCCACGCCATCAACTGGGGCTACCGCATCTTCGAGAAGACGCGCGATGCCGAGGAGGAGCTGCCGCTGCTCAACGACCTGCTGGCCGCCAAGCGCGACGATCCGATGTACGAGTTCGGCGCACAGCAGATTTTCCTGACGCTCGACCCCACCGACCAGTCGGAGGATCTGGGCAACGACCATATCAAGGCGGGTAATTACGGCATCGAGAACTGCAAGTACATCATCGCCAACCTCTGCGACTGGTTTGCCGAGGAGAACCGCAACTATACCGTAATTCAGTCGATGTACGCCTCCGTAATAGGTCAGTACACGCGTTACCTGATGCATGTGATGCCTTATCTGGGCGGCGTGGAGTACAAGGATCTGGTGCAGGACGGACGGTCGCTGCGCGCCCTGAGTTACATTCCCCGCGAACGGCAGAAGAAGGCCATGGAGTGGCTCGTCGATCAGGTGCTTACGGCGCGTGCGTGGCTGCTGCCTCAGGAGCTGATGGACAAACTGGGCCAGCCCTCCACGATTCTCGACAATGCGGCTTCGGGTGTCGCCGGCAAGATATTCAGCCCTGCGACTCTGGGCAGCATCTATCAGGGCGAGCGTTCGGGACAGAAGGGAATCTACCGTGTGGACACCTATCTGAACGATGCCTACAACACGGTCTTCGCATCGGCAGTCCGGGGCGGTTCGCTGACCATCGAAGAGATGAACCTGCAGGGCGCCGCCGTGACTGCACTGCTCAAGAACAGTGGGCTGACGGGTCCTTCGGGTACGGCGCTCCAACTGGGCAAAGGACTCACGGACGACGGGACCGACCTGCTGGTGCGCATGGCTGACGAGGCGCTGCCTCCGTTTGTCTGCAACCATCCCGAGTGTAACGAGGCGTCGGCAGGGGATGTTTCCTACTACCGTCACGACATGAAGGGTCCGTCGCTCTCGGCACAGGTCGGGCAGCCGCTCTACACGGCTACGCTGCGCCGGGTGCTGAACCTCTACAAGCAGCGCCGGGGTTCGGGCGACGCCCGCACGCGGGATTTCTACGCATTCCAGATTCTGAAGATCGAGGCGGCGTTCGACAACGTGAAATAA
- a CDS encoding BACON domain-containing protein — MKKVKFLIPAFALAALAFAGCSDDDGGDDQPTVTKLALADPAQAALTFVATSPEAQFIALDTDASAVTVEQVLAEGESKAEWCVVTVQSATRIKVAPANNTGVAERTAKYRISAGTVTPVEFTVTQDFPEPVDATLSIDLPGEGYYAIMAPAAGGDVTVTTVTTNAHLWTAELDPGYGDEPYCSLKTVSGASGDALIVTFNPNTGSMPQSGATVTISAGNAEPITIYLSQNAPMATSATVYDENWENELTSPYAVNFAKDTFGATNKQTFGVEANGECSVKVVIEGTSTEVSDAWVESFYGSAWVIYATSENTTGAARKLDVILVGENDKELFRMKVTQAGA; from the coding sequence ATGAAAAAAGTGAAATTCCTGATTCCGGCGTTCGCACTGGCTGCGTTGGCATTCGCCGGGTGTTCCGATGACGACGGGGGCGACGACCAGCCCACCGTGACCAAACTCGCGCTGGCCGATCCCGCACAGGCTGCGCTGACATTTGTGGCTACCTCCCCCGAGGCACAGTTCATTGCGCTCGACACCGACGCTTCGGCGGTTACGGTCGAGCAGGTGCTGGCCGAGGGCGAGTCGAAGGCCGAGTGGTGCGTGGTGACGGTCCAGAGCGCCACCCGGATCAAGGTGGCTCCGGCAAACAATACGGGCGTTGCGGAGCGTACAGCCAAATACCGCATTTCGGCCGGAACGGTAACTCCCGTGGAGTTCACCGTGACGCAGGATTTCCCCGAACCGGTGGATGCGACCCTGTCGATCGACCTGCCGGGAGAGGGATATTATGCAATTATGGCTCCTGCGGCGGGCGGGGACGTGACCGTTACCACGGTAACCACCAATGCGCACCTTTGGACCGCCGAACTCGATCCCGGCTATGGCGACGAACCCTATTGCTCGCTCAAGACAGTTTCAGGGGCCAGCGGCGATGCGTTGATCGTTACCTTTAACCCCAATACGGGTTCTATGCCACAAAGTGGTGCTACCGTGACGATTTCGGCAGGCAATGCGGAACCTATTACGATCTACCTCAGTCAGAATGCGCCTATGGCAACGTCGGCCACAGTTTATGATGAAAATTGGGAGAATGAACTGACATCTCCTTATGCGGTTAATTTCGCCAAGGATACGTTCGGTGCGACGAATAAGCAGACCTTTGGTGTCGAAGCGAACGGAGAGTGTTCGGTGAAAGTGGTTATAGAAGGCACCTCGACGGAGGTAAGCGATGCTTGGGTCGAATCTTTCTATGGATCGGCGTGGGTGATCTATGCCACCTCGGAGAACACGACCGGTGCCGCGCGCAAACTGGATGTGATTCTGGTGGGAGAGAACGACAAGGAACTCTTCCGTATGAAAGTGACGCAGGCCGGGGCATAA
- a CDS encoding PepSY-associated TM helix domain-containing protein — protein MPSTMKPGAKRGSQFRRWARVIHRDLSYFFAGVVVVYAVSGIVLNHKRDFNSNYSVSRTELQMPGTYPVPAEISREQAEELLRTADSKARYAKHYVSGEHRVKVFVAGGSVLEVDMQNGRAVYEKLTKRPIISSMNRLHYNPSRWWTRFSDVFAASLLIITLTGLVMVPGRNGLQGRGGIELAAGIAVPILFLLFL, from the coding sequence ATGCCGTCGACGATGAAGCCGGGCGCTAAACGCGGCTCGCAGTTTCGCCGCTGGGCACGGGTCATCCACCGCGACCTCTCCTACTTCTTCGCAGGCGTGGTGGTGGTCTATGCCGTGTCGGGCATCGTGCTGAACCACAAACGCGACTTCAACAGCAACTACTCGGTCAGCCGGACCGAACTGCAAATGCCGGGCACCTATCCCGTTCCTGCCGAAATAAGCCGTGAACAGGCCGAGGAGTTGCTCCGCACGGCCGATTCCAAAGCGCGCTACGCAAAGCATTACGTCAGCGGCGAACACCGGGTGAAGGTCTTTGTCGCCGGAGGCTCCGTACTCGAGGTGGACATGCAGAACGGCCGTGCCGTCTACGAAAAACTGACGAAAAGGCCCATCATCAGCTCGATGAACCGCCTGCACTACAACCCCAGCCGGTGGTGGACCCGTTTTTCCGACGTGTTCGCCGCATCGCTGCTCATCATCACGCTCACGGGGCTGGTGATGGTTCCGGGCCGCAACGGACTGCAGGGCCGGGGCGGCATCGAGCTCGCGGCGGGCATTGCCGTGCCGATCCTTTTTCTGCTCTTCCTGTAA
- a CDS encoding MaoC family dehydratase, producing MSKLIINNFDEFAQFEGQELGVSDYLKITQEQINLFADATLDHQWIHVDPERAQKESPYGSPIAHGYLTLSLLPHLWAQVVQVNNVKMMVNYGIEKLRFNQPVLVNDEVRLRAALQSISNLRGVIKTEIRVVLEIKDRPKNAFEATVVFLYHFQ from the coding sequence ATGAGCAAACTGATTATCAACAATTTCGACGAATTCGCGCAATTCGAAGGACAGGAACTCGGGGTTTCGGACTACCTGAAGATCACCCAAGAGCAGATCAACCTCTTTGCCGACGCGACCCTCGACCACCAATGGATCCATGTGGACCCGGAGCGGGCGCAAAAGGAGAGCCCCTACGGCTCCCCCATCGCACACGGATACCTGACACTTTCGCTGCTTCCCCACCTCTGGGCACAGGTCGTGCAGGTGAACAACGTGAAGATGATGGTCAACTACGGCATCGAGAAACTGCGTTTCAACCAACCCGTGCTGGTCAACGACGAGGTCCGGCTGCGCGCCGCCCTGCAGTCGATCTCGAACCTCCGCGGGGTCATCAAGACCGAAATCCGGGTGGTGCTCGAGATCAAGGACCGCCCCAAGAACGCCTTCGAAGCCACGGTCGTATTCCTCTACCATTTCCAGTAG
- the tpiA gene encoding triose-phosphate isomerase: protein MRNKIVAGNWKMNTLPAEGVELAKGVAAGRGEVCSCVNFIVCPPFTHLSMVAEALKGSDIALGAQNCATEAKGAYTGEISASMIAALGCKYVILGHSERRQYYGETSATLNKKMAQAYANGLIPIYCVGENLDEREAGKHFDVVKAQIEEVVYNLTEEQYKELVIAYEPVWAIGTGKTASAEQAQEIHAYIRKVLAAKFGAAAQETAILYGGSCKPSNAAELFAKEDVDGGLIGGAALKAEDFLGIGKGFSK from the coding sequence ATGCGTAACAAAATTGTTGCCGGCAACTGGAAGATGAACACGCTTCCCGCCGAAGGTGTCGAACTGGCCAAAGGCGTCGCAGCAGGCCGCGGAGAGGTTTGCTCGTGCGTGAACTTCATCGTATGCCCGCCGTTCACCCACCTGTCGATGGTTGCCGAGGCCCTGAAGGGTTCGGACATCGCACTCGGCGCACAGAACTGCGCAACGGAGGCCAAAGGCGCCTACACGGGCGAGATCTCGGCGTCGATGATCGCCGCACTGGGTTGCAAGTATGTGATTCTCGGCCACTCGGAGCGCCGCCAGTACTACGGCGAGACCTCCGCAACGCTCAACAAGAAGATGGCTCAGGCCTATGCAAACGGACTGATTCCCATCTACTGCGTAGGCGAGAACCTCGACGAGCGTGAGGCCGGCAAGCACTTCGACGTGGTGAAGGCCCAGATCGAGGAGGTGGTTTACAACCTCACCGAGGAGCAGTACAAGGAGCTGGTGATCGCCTACGAGCCCGTATGGGCCATCGGTACCGGCAAGACCGCATCGGCCGAGCAGGCACAGGAGATTCACGCCTACATCCGCAAGGTGCTGGCCGCCAAGTTCGGCGCCGCAGCTCAGGAAACGGCGATCCTCTACGGCGGTTCGTGCAAGCCTTCGAACGCTGCCGAGCTCTTCGCCAAGGAGGATGTGGACGGCGGTCTGATCGGCGGCGCAGCCCTCAAGGCCGAGGATTTCCTCGGAATCGGCAAAGGATTCTCGAAATAA